A single genomic interval of Phocoenobacter uteri harbors:
- a CDS encoding protein-disulfide reductase DsbD, translating into MLKQFLTFLICLTFSLTSNAGLFSKNKQQYLSSEEAFIFSSEQKDNHLLLSWQIAPDYYLYKDKIKITTENGEIEPVALPQGEFHEDKFYGKTEIYTEQLDLDLTAKAPLSDFTLTVEYQGCTEGLCYPPEMQTVHFLKENNVTSTNNNNEAVISDQEFANSEKNTTALTDYLQLTDNPIALVWFFIFGLGLAFTPCVMPMLPLLSAIVIGQQNRPNTKRAFFLSLSYVQGMALTYTLLGLMVVSIGLPFQIALQSSPVLITLSAVFVLFALSMFGLFEIKLPNSWQQKLNNISQNQQGGSIKGSFVMGMVAGLVASPCTSAPLSGALLYVAQTGDFVIGGSALYLLGLGMGVPLILITLFGNKVLPKSGDWLLNVKTTFGFVMLALPIFLLSRVLPHNLEPFMWSSLVIAFLIWFSFQIPTQKMWQKILHIVLFIGVIISAKPYSEMILNTKNTSQAQHTSEIIHIKNFADLQQKLTAYQGKKMMLDVYADWCVACQMLEEETFTDPKVIQKLQQMVVFKIDATKNTPESKELMKQLHILGLPALLFFNEQGQELTQKRVNGFVDAQDFLKHLNSL; encoded by the coding sequence ATGCTAAAACAATTTTTAACATTTCTTATCTGCTTAACTTTTTCTCTTACCAGCAATGCTGGATTATTTAGTAAAAATAAACAGCAATACTTATCAAGTGAAGAAGCGTTTATATTTTCTTCTGAACAAAAAGATAACCATCTCTTATTGTCTTGGCAAATTGCCCCTGATTATTATCTATATAAAGATAAAATTAAAATCACAACAGAAAATGGCGAGATTGAGCCTGTTGCGTTACCACAGGGAGAATTTCACGAAGATAAATTCTACGGCAAAACTGAAATTTATACAGAGCAACTCGATCTTGATCTTACCGCAAAAGCACCGCTTTCTGATTTTACATTAACGGTCGAATATCAAGGTTGCACCGAAGGCTTATGCTATCCGCCAGAAATGCAAACTGTTCATTTTCTCAAAGAGAATAATGTGACAAGTACAAATAACAATAATGAAGCGGTCATTTCTGATCAAGAATTTGCAAATTCTGAAAAAAATACCACCGCTTTAACGGATTACTTACAGCTCACCGATAATCCAATCGCATTGGTTTGGTTCTTTATTTTTGGTCTCGGTTTAGCTTTTACGCCTTGTGTAATGCCAATGTTACCGTTACTTTCAGCTATTGTGATCGGACAGCAAAATCGCCCAAATACCAAACGGGCATTTTTCTTAAGCCTAAGCTATGTACAAGGAATGGCGCTCACTTATACGCTATTAGGTTTAATGGTAGTAAGTATTGGCTTACCATTTCAAATTGCGTTACAAAGTTCGCCGGTGTTAATCACATTAAGTGCCGTTTTTGTGTTATTCGCCCTTTCTATGTTTGGTTTATTTGAAATTAAACTGCCGAATAGCTGGCAACAAAAACTGAATAACATCAGCCAAAACCAACAAGGTGGCTCAATTAAAGGATCATTTGTAATGGGAATGGTCGCAGGCTTAGTCGCTTCTCCTTGCACCTCTGCACCGCTTTCGGGTGCATTGCTTTACGTAGCACAAACAGGCGATTTTGTGATTGGTGGTTCTGCTCTCTATTTATTAGGTCTAGGAATGGGCGTGCCACTTATTCTTATCACTCTTTTTGGTAACAAAGTATTACCAAAATCAGGTGACTGGTTACTCAACGTGAAAACCACTTTTGGCTTTGTAATGTTAGCTTTACCGATCTTTTTATTAAGCCGTGTACTTCCACACAACCTTGAACCATTTATGTGGTCATCGCTTGTTATCGCCTTTTTAATCTGGTTTAGTTTTCAAATCCCAACGCAAAAAATGTGGCAAAAAATCTTACACATTGTGTTATTCATTGGGGTAATTATCAGTGCAAAACCTTATTCTGAAATGATTTTGAATACAAAAAACACTTCACAAGCACAACATACATCAGAGATTATTCACATTAAAAATTTTGCAGATTTACAACAAAAACTGACCGCTTATCAAGGCAAAAAGATGATGTTAGACGTATATGCTGACTGGTGCGTCGCCTGCCAAATGTTAGAAGAGGAAACCTTTACTGATCCAAAAGTAATACAGAAATTACAACAAATGGTTGTCTTTAAAATTGATGCCACAAAAAATACCCCTGAAAGCAAAGAACTGATGAAACAGCTTCATATTCTTGGGCTACCTGCGTTGTTATTTTTTAATGAACAAGGACAAGAGCTGACACAAAAACGCGTAAATGGTTTTGTTGATGCACAGGATTTTTTAAAACACTTAAATAGTCTGTAA
- a CDS encoding NupC/NupG family nucleoside CNT transporter — MNGLLNSILGIFVLLAIAFLFSNNKKAINFRTVFGALAIQVGLGAFILYVPAGREALGATANGVQHVINYGNEGINFLFGGLVSDKMFEVFGGGGFVFAFRVLPTIVFFSALISVLYYVGVMQLVIKALGGLLQKALGTSQAESMSAAANIFVGQTEAPLVVKPFVNKMTESELFAVMSGGTASIAGAVMAAYAGMGVPLTYLIAASFMAAPGGLLFAKIILPQTEQFKDQLEEVDLDKPANVLEAAASGASTGLGLAANVGAMLIAFVALIALINGMIGGIGGWVGHPEWSLSLIFGLVFKPLAWVIGVPWNEASIAGEMIGLKLVVNEFVGYLEFIKYLAPESAVHLTDKTIAIVTFALCGFANFSSIAILIGGIGTMAPNRRSDIARLGMKAVLAGSLSNLMSATIAGLFIGLGGAIVA; from the coding sequence ATGAATGGTCTATTAAACAGCATTTTAGGGATTTTTGTCCTGTTAGCGATAGCTTTCTTATTTTCTAATAATAAAAAAGCAATCAATTTCCGCACAGTTTTTGGTGCACTAGCAATTCAGGTCGGCTTGGGAGCCTTTATTCTTTATGTTCCTGCTGGTCGTGAAGCATTAGGTGCAACAGCAAACGGTGTTCAACACGTTATCAACTATGGTAACGAAGGGATTAACTTCTTATTTGGTGGCTTAGTATCAGATAAAATGTTTGAAGTGTTTGGCGGGGGCGGTTTCGTATTCGCATTCCGTGTACTTCCAACAATCGTATTCTTCTCAGCATTGATTTCAGTACTTTACTATGTAGGCGTTATGCAACTTGTAATTAAAGCTTTAGGTGGTTTATTACAAAAAGCATTAGGTACTTCACAAGCAGAATCTATGTCAGCTGCAGCGAATATCTTCGTTGGTCAAACAGAAGCACCATTAGTGGTTAAACCATTCGTTAACAAAATGACTGAATCTGAGTTATTTGCAGTAATGAGTGGTGGTACAGCGTCAATCGCAGGTGCGGTAATGGCTGCATATGCTGGAATGGGTGTTCCACTAACTTACTTAATCGCTGCATCATTTATGGCTGCACCAGGTGGGTTATTATTTGCTAAAATTATCCTTCCACAAACAGAACAATTTAAAGATCAATTAGAAGAAGTTGATTTAGACAAACCAGCAAACGTATTAGAAGCAGCAGCGTCTGGTGCAAGTACAGGTTTAGGTTTAGCAGCTAACGTAGGTGCAATGTTAATCGCATTCGTGGCATTGATTGCATTGATCAATGGTATGATTGGTGGCATTGGTGGCTGGGTAGGTCATCCAGAATGGTCATTAAGCTTAATCTTTGGTTTAGTGTTCAAACCATTAGCTTGGGTTATCGGTGTGCCTTGGAATGAAGCATCAATTGCGGGTGAAATGATTGGTCTTAAATTAGTAGTAAATGAATTCGTAGGTTACTTAGAATTCATCAAATACTTAGCACCTGAATCAGCAGTGCACTTAACAGATAAAACTATTGCTATCGTAACCTTCGCACTTTGTGGTTTCGCAAACTTCAGCTCAATCGCAATTTTAATCGGTGGTATCGGTACAATGGCTCCAAATCGTCGTAGTGATATTGCTCGTTTAGGTATGAAAGCAGTATTAGCAGGATCATTATCTAACTTAATGAGTGCAACAATTGCAGGTCTATTTATCGGACTTGGTGGTGCAATTGTCGCTTAA
- a CDS encoding class I adenylate cyclase, giving the protein MLSQKEIKPSQIEIAIQRIDALDELRIERTLISDSQCFQHVFQLLTLLIHYNDPQLPAYVEGAPKGIWRFSPSNYQKNYLLQIEQKIEAVNSVDFDGVYAMGSTGSISQTSHSDLDIWVCSEQCFSVQQEALIQSKFNLITEWASRFNVEIHFYLMNPKQFKNQFCYNKVSRENSGSAQHFFLLDEFYRSAIRLSGKRLLWLHLLKDQGQSYQNAIDCAVSEQGLCLDEWIDFGDFSALSIDEFFGASLWQLYKSIHSPYKSAIKILLLESYTQNYNEIDLISRQFKRYLLEGNGQENYHFDPYLAMLERVTLYLTEINDLERLDKIRRCFYIKVTDGISQQSWRLQQITQLISDWEWSESQIDELAKRESWKIKQAMEHQQGLLELFIESYHRLVLFAKKQNIEPCILSQDSDILMRQLYSSFETLPTKVPLLNNKIKWNLAEEELTFIESTGDSFFEKGWYLLNHSPKIVYNSSNRYVQYFPSLVQLISWAYFNGLITPKTRLHIVSKNVSLLKLRQFITDFRLHIPVKAPLPSSEAWHHPNDIRHLIVVVNLTNDPTKSIKTTSTKLSLKELFNLGHTSQNVVGSIGLIYRNMWNEIRTEYFEGENAVLEALKLLSNKLYQSNFAPHSLNVFCYSRRFTQELQALVSGLVNRCIVIQTGVNYQKQFLLRSEISSKRWRSVFKHLSENNKQAVTFLPDFAKNVNNFTNCSLPKEIGHFAVEGFVQFFFEDQENEKFNVYVLDEKNHLEAYLNCIGSKNKKVRLINAIYAEKKAQKVTFSFPQFYNIVEKRGNMRIELFEISHKFVK; this is encoded by the coding sequence TTGTTGTCGCAAAAAGAGATAAAGCCTTCTCAGATAGAGATTGCAATACAACGAATTGATGCACTTGATGAATTAAGAATTGAGAGAACATTGATTAGTGATAGTCAATGTTTTCAGCATGTTTTTCAATTACTTACTCTACTTATCCATTATAACGATCCTCAATTACCCGCTTACGTCGAAGGTGCACCAAAAGGCATTTGGCGTTTTTCTCCAAGCAATTATCAAAAAAATTATTTGTTACAAATCGAACAAAAAATTGAAGCTGTCAATTCTGTGGATTTTGATGGTGTTTATGCTATGGGAAGCACGGGATCGATTTCACAAACTAGCCATTCTGACCTAGATATTTGGGTGTGTAGTGAGCAATGTTTTAGTGTGCAGCAAGAAGCACTGATCCAAAGTAAATTTAATCTCATTACTGAGTGGGCGAGTCGCTTTAATGTCGAAATTCATTTTTATTTAATGAATCCGAAACAATTTAAAAATCAGTTTTGTTATAACAAAGTCTCTCGAGAAAACAGTGGTTCAGCTCAGCACTTTTTCTTACTTGATGAATTTTACCGTTCTGCTATTCGGTTATCTGGTAAGCGGTTGTTATGGTTACATTTATTGAAAGATCAAGGGCAATCTTACCAAAATGCGATTGATTGTGCGGTATCGGAGCAGGGACTTTGTTTAGATGAATGGATTGATTTTGGAGATTTTTCTGCACTTTCTATTGATGAATTTTTTGGGGCAAGCTTGTGGCAACTCTATAAAAGTATTCATTCACCCTATAAGTCAGCGATTAAAATTCTTTTATTAGAAAGCTATACACAGAATTATAATGAGATTGATCTGATTTCTAGACAATTTAAACGTTATTTGTTAGAGGGTAACGGGCAAGAGAATTATCATTTTGATCCTTACCTAGCAATGCTTGAACGGGTCACATTATATTTAACTGAAATCAATGATCTTGAACGTTTAGATAAAATTCGCCGATGTTTTTATATTAAAGTTACAGATGGCATTTCACAACAAAGTTGGCGTTTACAACAAATTACTCAGCTTATTTCTGATTGGGAATGGTCAGAATCACAGATTGATGAGCTTGCAAAGAGAGAGAGTTGGAAAATCAAGCAAGCAATGGAACATCAGCAAGGTTTATTAGAGCTATTTATTGAAAGTTATCATAGATTAGTTCTTTTTGCGAAGAAACAAAATATTGAACCTTGTATCTTATCTCAAGATAGCGATATTTTAATGCGTCAATTGTATTCTTCTTTTGAAACATTACCAACGAAGGTTCCTTTATTAAATAATAAAATCAAATGGAATTTAGCAGAAGAAGAGCTTACTTTTATTGAATCAACAGGCGATTCATTTTTTGAGAAAGGTTGGTATTTACTCAATCATTCTCCCAAAATAGTGTATAACTCCAGTAATCGCTATGTGCAATATTTTCCATCATTGGTTCAGTTAATTTCTTGGGCTTATTTTAATGGTTTAATCACCCCAAAAACACGTTTGCACATTGTGAGTAAAAATGTATCGTTACTCAAACTTCGTCAATTTATTACCGATTTTCGTTTACATATTCCAGTGAAAGCACCTTTACCAAGTAGTGAAGCGTGGCATCATCCAAATGATATCCGACATTTAATTGTGGTTGTTAATTTGACAAATGATCCGACAAAATCGATCAAAACAACATCGACAAAATTATCATTAAAAGAATTATTTAATTTAGGCCATACCTCACAAAATGTGGTAGGAAGCATAGGCTTAATTTATCGGAATATGTGGAATGAAATTAGGACAGAATATTTTGAGGGTGAAAATGCAGTATTAGAAGCATTAAAACTCCTTTCTAACAAACTTTATCAAAGCAATTTTGCACCACATTCATTAAATGTTTTCTGTTATTCACGACGTTTTACACAAGAATTACAAGCATTAGTAAGTGGGCTCGTGAATCGCTGTATTGTGATTCAAACCGGCGTAAATTATCAGAAGCAATTTTTATTACGTTCAGAAATATCAAGTAAACGGTGGCGATCTGTATTTAAACACTTAAGTGAAAATAATAAACAAGCAGTCACATTTTTACCAGATTTTGCAAAAAACGTGAATAATTTCACAAATTGTTCATTACCAAAAGAAATAGGGCATTTTGCGGTTGAAGGTTTTGTTCAATTCTTTTTTGAGGATCAAGAAAATGAGAAATTTAATGTCTATGTATTAGATGAAAAAAATCACCTTGAAGCTTATTTAAACTGTATAGGCAGTAAAAATAAGAAAGTACGCTTAATCAATGCAATTTATGCAGAGAAGAAGGCACAGAAGGTGACTTTTAGTTTTCCACAATTTTATAATATTGTGGAAAAAAGGGGCAATATGCGAATTGAATTATTTGAAATTTCTCACAAATTTGTTAAATAA
- the deoC gene encoding deoxyribose-phosphate aldolase yields MSQKQIAKQALSLMDLTTLNDNDTDEKVIALCEQAKTEFGSPAAICIYPRFIPVARKALKSLGLDAVKIATVTNFPHGNDDVEIAVTETKAAIVYGADEVDVVFPYKALIAGNEDVGFELVKQCKAVCEQANVTLKVIIETGELKTEALIRKASEISIKAGADFIKTSTGKVPVNATLESARIMIEVIRDLNVADKVGFKAAGGVKTTAESAQYLSLAAEILGADWVNATHFRFGASSLLANLLATLNETEEQAVTGY; encoded by the coding sequence ATGAGTCAGAAACAAATTGCAAAACAAGCATTATCTTTAATGGATTTAACGACTTTAAATGATAATGATACAGATGAAAAAGTGATTGCTTTGTGTGAACAGGCAAAAACAGAATTTGGTAGCCCTGCGGCTATTTGTATTTATCCACGTTTTATTCCTGTTGCTCGTAAGGCATTAAAATCATTAGGATTAGATGCTGTTAAAATTGCAACAGTAACCAATTTCCCACATGGCAATGATGATGTTGAAATTGCGGTTACAGAGACTAAAGCTGCGATCGTTTACGGTGCAGATGAAGTTGATGTGGTATTCCCATATAAAGCATTGATTGCTGGTAATGAAGACGTTGGTTTTGAATTGGTGAAACAATGTAAAGCTGTTTGTGAGCAAGCAAATGTGACACTTAAAGTCATCATTGAAACGGGTGAATTGAAAACAGAAGCATTGATTCGTAAAGCAAGTGAAATTTCAATCAAAGCGGGTGCTGATTTTATTAAAACATCAACAGGTAAAGTGCCAGTGAATGCAACTTTAGAATCTGCTAGAATTATGATTGAAGTTATTCGTGATTTGAATGTTGCGGATAAGGTCGGCTTTAAAGCTGCGGGTGGTGTAAAAACAACCGCAGAATCAGCACAATATTTATCTTTAGCAGCAGAGATTCTTGGTGCTGATTGGGTAAATGCAACCCACTTCCGTTTTGGTGCATCAAGTTTATTAGCAAACTTGTTAGCAACATTAAACGAAACAGAAGAGCAAGCAGTAACAGGTTATTGA
- a CDS encoding efflux RND transporter periplasmic adaptor subunit → MEIKQRKKTRSKKFLLILVLIIVLVVFGGVVGMQQFIKMKKTEYAEHMPEAVSLVTAMKIEPTKWVPSIKATGKIRPNQGAMLSAQMSGVIKDVLIKSGQQVEKGQLLVEIDSSVEKANLRASEAQLPQVKKNYQRYQTLIKSGSVSKAEYDNMKASYNQLVANIEALKASIKRRQIYAPFSGVVGIVKVNKGQYVNMGTPIVRVEDQSAMKVQFNLSQTALAEVKQGQDIVVTTDVLPNQSFPAKISAIDPAVNTATGLVEMEALITSGQQKLLSGMFVNLNIQLPSEQNQIVVPQIAVTYTMYGETVYVLQPLSDKDRVMVEKMQARNPDLKVDRVYRAKQIEVKTVDRNGNFAQLRQNKGLKSGDLIVSGGFQRLSNNVLVLVADKNGVGETAPATIGNL, encoded by the coding sequence ATGGAAATAAAACAAAGAAAAAAAACACGAAGCAAGAAATTTTTACTTATTTTAGTATTGATTATTGTATTAGTGGTTTTTGGTGGCGTTGTGGGAATGCAGCAGTTTATTAAAATGAAAAAGACTGAATATGCTGAACATATGCCAGAAGCGGTTAGCTTGGTTACAGCAATGAAAATTGAACCTACAAAATGGGTACCAAGCATTAAAGCAACCGGAAAGATCCGTCCGAATCAAGGTGCAATGTTAAGTGCTCAGATGTCAGGTGTGATTAAAGATGTTTTGATTAAGTCTGGTCAACAAGTGGAAAAAGGGCAGTTGTTAGTCGAAATTGATAGTTCAGTTGAAAAAGCGAATTTGAGAGCTTCAGAAGCACAGCTTCCACAAGTGAAGAAAAATTATCAACGCTATCAAACCTTGATTAAATCGGGGAGCGTTTCAAAAGCTGAATATGACAATATGAAAGCGAGCTATAATCAATTAGTTGCTAACATTGAGGCGTTAAAAGCAAGTATTAAACGTCGTCAAATTTATGCACCGTTTAGTGGAGTGGTTGGGATTGTAAAAGTTAATAAAGGGCAATATGTCAATATGGGAACACCTATTGTGCGTGTTGAAGATCAAAGTGCGATGAAAGTTCAGTTTAACTTATCTCAAACCGCCTTAGCAGAAGTAAAACAGGGACAAGATATTGTTGTAACGACAGATGTTTTGCCAAATCAATCTTTCCCTGCAAAAATTTCAGCAATCGATCCTGCGGTTAATACGGCAACAGGCTTAGTTGAAATGGAAGCGTTAATTACATCAGGACAACAAAAATTACTTTCAGGTATGTTTGTAAACTTAAATATTCAGCTACCTAGTGAGCAAAATCAAATCGTTGTGCCACAAATCGCTGTTACTTATACAATGTATGGTGAGACGGTTTATGTTTTACAACCTTTATCTGATAAGGATCGTGTAATGGTAGAAAAAATGCAAGCACGGAATCCTGATTTAAAAGTAGACAGAGTATATCGAGCAAAACAAATAGAAGTAAAAACAGTCGATCGTAACGGTAATTTTGCACAGTTACGTCAAAATAAAGGTTTAAAATCAGGTGATTTAATTGTAAGTGGAGGTTTCCAACGATTATCTAACAATGTATTAGTTTTGGTAGCTGATAAGAATGGTGTCGGTGAAACAGCCCCAGCCACTATCGGCAATTTATAG
- a CDS encoding FeoB-associated Cys-rich membrane protein — translation MSIKELIVIITVLVILSIAIFSMIRMKKKGAKCIGCPSCSQQHCASRNKLN, via the coding sequence ATGTCTATAAAAGAACTCATCGTTATCATTACCGTATTGGTCATTTTAAGCATCGCTATTTTTTCTATGATTAGAATGAAGAAAAAAGGGGCAAAATGTATTGGTTGCCCGAGTTGTTCCCAACAACATTGTGCGAGTAGAAATAAGTTAAATTGA
- the feoB gene encoding ferrous iron transport protein B, with protein MKIALVGNPNSGKTTLFNGITGKLEKVGNWAGVTIAKKEAFIKPDLATKGTILAVDLPGAYSMSPYTSEESITSDFVKNENPDVIVNIVDATNLSRSLFFTVQLLELGIPVVMALNKTDLNLKQKNTVNVKALAEKLGVSIVETIATDSNKNGFQALINAVYASQGKAQQAVVDVGTVDVENAESMKEADIKRYAFVKKLVADVSVKQTLSNQKNTQDKVDLVVANKWLGLPIFAVIMYLVFSISQEHVGPYFADLLVGWLEEGQGIIGDMLSTGVSEFWSALLVDGIIGGVIAVVGFLPLIMVLFFLLALLEDSGYMARVAVVMDRFFKIVGLSGKSIIPMVISTGCAIPGIMSTRTIKDVRQRRTTAMLTSFLPCGAKLPVIALFAGVFFKDAAWVGWLMYFVGILIIFFGAYLVMLITGSKNKKTYFIMELPAYKFPSLKRALISMLSRAKAFIIKAGTVILVCNAVVQIMQTFNWQFQTVSEEMANTSILAGISSPFAFVLIPLGFGVWQLAAAAITGFIAKENVVGTLAVVYGVTNFINTDELALVGGASNVAEVMGLTSSAALAYLMFNLFTPPCFAAIGAMNSEMENKKWLWAGIGLQFSVGYIIAYFVYQIGTFITTGNVGRGVVQGGIVSLCLISLVVYLVRKGNSKSIK; from the coding sequence ATGAAAATTGCATTAGTCGGCAATCCAAATAGTGGCAAAACGACATTGTTTAATGGCATTACAGGAAAGCTTGAAAAAGTGGGTAACTGGGCAGGTGTGACCATTGCGAAGAAAGAGGCCTTTATCAAACCAGATTTAGCGACGAAGGGAACGATCTTAGCAGTCGATTTACCGGGGGCTTATTCAATGTCACCTTATACCTCTGAGGAGAGTATCACCAGTGATTTTGTGAAAAATGAAAACCCTGATGTGATTGTAAATATTGTGGATGCAACCAATTTAAGCCGAAGTTTATTTTTTACCGTACAACTGTTGGAATTAGGTATTCCTGTGGTGATGGCGTTGAATAAAACAGACCTAAATTTAAAGCAGAAAAATACGGTGAATGTTAAGGCGTTGGCGGAGAAATTAGGTGTATCTATTGTTGAAACGATCGCAACAGATAGCAATAAAAATGGTTTTCAAGCATTGATTAACGCGGTGTATGCTTCACAAGGTAAAGCTCAGCAAGCAGTGGTAGATGTTGGAACGGTGGATGTTGAAAATGCAGAATCAATGAAAGAAGCTGATATCAAACGCTATGCTTTTGTAAAAAAATTAGTGGCGGATGTTTCTGTTAAACAAACCTTATCAAATCAAAAAAACACACAAGATAAAGTGGATCTCGTGGTGGCAAATAAATGGTTAGGCTTACCAATTTTTGCGGTGATTATGTATTTGGTTTTTTCGATTTCTCAGGAACACGTTGGACCTTATTTTGCCGATCTCTTAGTGGGTTGGTTAGAAGAAGGACAAGGCATAATCGGCGATATGCTTAGCACTGGCGTATCCGAATTTTGGTCAGCCTTATTGGTGGATGGCATTATCGGTGGTGTGATCGCTGTGGTCGGTTTTCTTCCTTTGATTATGGTGCTATTTTTCTTATTAGCCTTATTGGAAGATTCGGGTTATATGGCTCGCGTTGCGGTGGTCATGGACAGATTTTTCAAAATTGTCGGATTATCAGGTAAATCCATTATTCCAATGGTCATTTCAACAGGTTGTGCAATTCCGGGGATTATGTCTACACGAACCATTAAAGATGTCAGACAACGTCGCACAACGGCAATGCTCACCTCTTTCCTTCCTTGTGGAGCAAAATTACCCGTTATCGCACTGTTTGCTGGGGTATTTTTTAAAGACGCTGCTTGGGTTGGCTGGTTAATGTATTTTGTGGGAATTTTAATTATCTTCTTTGGGGCTTATCTTGTGATGTTGATTACAGGCTCTAAAAACAAGAAAACCTACTTTATTATGGAATTGCCAGCGTATAAATTCCCAAGTTTAAAACGTGCTTTAATTTCTATGCTTTCAAGAGCAAAAGCCTTTATTATTAAAGCGGGAACGGTGATTCTAGTGTGTAATGCAGTGGTACAAATTATGCAAACTTTCAACTGGCAGTTCCAAACGGTGTCAGAAGAAATGGCAAATACCAGTATTCTTGCGGGCATTTCATCGCCTTTTGCATTCGTGCTTATTCCACTTGGATTTGGGGTATGGCAACTTGCTGCGGCGGCAATTACAGGTTTTATTGCGAAGGAAAATGTGGTCGGTACATTAGCGGTGGTTTATGGCGTAACAAACTTTATCAACACCGATGAATTAGCCCTCGTGGGTGGTGCAAGCAATGTTGCCGAAGTAATGGGATTAACCTCATCCGCCGCCCTTGCTTATTTAATGTTTAACTTATTCACCCCTCCGTGCTTTGCGGCGATTGGTGCCATGAACTCAGAAATGGAAAATAAAAAATGGCTATGGGCAGGAATCGGTTTACAGTTTTCTGTTGGATATATCATTGCTTATTTTGTTTATCAAATTGGCACATTTATTACCACAGGCAATGTCGGACGAGGCGTAGTTCAAGGCGGTATCGTTAGCCTATGTTTGATTAGTTTAGTGGTCTATTTAGTCAGAAAAGGAAATTCAAAATCCATTAAATAG
- a CDS encoding TetR/AcrR family transcriptional regulator: MATQTLIAKEGISKVSTHKVAKQAGISVGTIYLYFKDKEDLLNQLIHFLFQQYNECLSQNYDSKLPIIEQYDQFWTNHWGFLQKYPDAVMNIHQYEALPQFREVCRAYSEIPDLPYHLFVFQGKKENVIADLPIDIIYELTLQVATSIAYSQIVDNKQYDDGVLEDVKKRTWKAITI; the protein is encoded by the coding sequence ATGGCAACACAAACATTGATTGCAAAAGAAGGAATATCAAAAGTTTCTACCCATAAAGTTGCTAAACAAGCGGGTATTTCTGTTGGAACTATCTATTTGTATTTTAAGGATAAAGAAGATTTATTAAATCAACTTATTCATTTTCTTTTTCAGCAATATAATGAATGTCTTTCACAAAATTACGATTCAAAATTACCGATTATTGAACAATATGATCAATTTTGGACAAATCATTGGGGATTTTTACAGAAGTATCCTGATGCTGTAATGAATATTCATCAATATGAAGCCCTACCTCAGTTCCGAGAGGTTTGTCGTGCTTATTCTGAAATTCCAGATTTACCTTATCATTTATTCGTTTTTCAGGGAAAAAAAGAAAATGTTATTGCCGATTTGCCGATAGACATTATTTATGAACTTACTTTGCAAGTTGCGACAAGTATTGCCTATTCACAGATTGTAGATAATAAACAATATGATGATGGTGTGTTAGAAGATGTGAAGAAGCGAACTTGGAAAGCGATTACAATCTAA
- the deoD gene encoding purine-nucleoside phosphorylase: MATPHINAPEGAFADTVLMPGDPLRAKYIAETFLEDVVQVTDVRNMLGFTGTYKGRKISVMGHGMGIPSCSIYAKELITEYGVQKIIRVGSCGAVSEDVKVRDVVIGMGACTDSKVNRIRFKDHDFAAIADFDMTANAVAAAKAKGVKAKVGNLFSADLFYTPDFSMFDVMEKYGILGVEMEAAGIYGVAAEFGAKALCICTVSDHIRTGEQTTAEERQLTFNDMIEIALDSVLLGDQQ; the protein is encoded by the coding sequence ATGGCAACTCCACATATTAACGCACCAGAAGGTGCATTCGCAGATACAGTTTTAATGCCTGGTGATCCACTTCGTGCAAAATATATTGCTGAAACTTTTTTAGAAGACGTTGTTCAAGTAACTGATGTTCGTAATATGTTAGGTTTTACGGGGACTTATAAAGGTCGTAAAATCTCTGTTATGGGTCACGGTATGGGTATCCCATCTTGCTCAATCTATGCAAAAGAGTTAATCACTGAATACGGTGTTCAAAAAATTATCCGTGTTGGTTCTTGTGGTGCAGTAAGTGAAGATGTAAAAGTACGTGATGTTGTTATCGGTATGGGTGCTTGTACAGATTCAAAAGTAAACCGTATTCGTTTTAAAGATCACGATTTTGCAGCGATTGCTGACTTTGATATGACTGCAAATGCCGTAGCAGCAGCAAAAGCAAAAGGTGTTAAAGCGAAAGTGGGTAACCTTTTCTCTGCGGATTTATTCTATACACCAGATTTCTCAATGTTTGATGTAATGGAAAAATATGGCATTTTAGGTGTTGAAATGGAAGCTGCGGGTATCTACGGTGTTGCAGCAGAATTTGGTGCAAAAGCACTTTGTATCTGTACTGTTTCAGACCATATCCGTACTGGTGAACAAACAACAGCAGAAGAACGTCAATTAACTTTCAACGATATGATTGAAATTGCGTTAGATTCTGTATTATTAGGTGATCAACAGTAA